The Castor canadensis chromosome 8, mCasCan1.hap1v2, whole genome shotgun sequence genome contains a region encoding:
- the Nrsn1 gene encoding neurensin-1, which translates to MSSCSNICGSKQAQAATEGGYQRYGVRSYLHQFYEDCTASIWEYEDDFQIQRSPNRWSSVFWKVGLISGTVFVILGLTVLAVGFLVPPKIEAFGEDDFVVVDTHAVQFNSALDMCKLAGSVLFCIGGMSMAGCLLMSVFVKSYSKEEKFLQQKFKERIADIKPHTQPVTKAPGPGETKIPVTLSRVQNVQPPSTA; encoded by the exons ATGAGTTCTTGCAGCAACATCTGTGGGTCCAAGCAAGCACAGGCTGCCACCGAGGGCGGGTACCAGCGCTATGGAGTGCGGTCTTACCTGCACCAGTTTTATGAGGACTGTACAGCCTCGATCTGGGAGTATGAGGATGATTTCCAGATCCAGAGATCACCTAATAGGTGGAGCTCAGTATTCTGGAAG GTCGGACTCATCTCAGGCACTGTCTTTGTGATTCTCGGATTGACTGTTCTGGCAGTGGGCTTTCTTGTGCCCCCTAAAATTGAAGCATTTGGTGAAGATGATTTTGTGGTGGTCGACACACACGCTGTGCAGTTTAACAGTGCCCTTGACATGTGCAAGCTGGCAGGGTCCGTGCTCTTCTGCATTGGGGGCATGTCTATGGCTGGGTGCCTGCTGATGTCAGTGTTTGTGAAAAGCTactccaaagaagaaaaattcctGCAGCAAAAGTTTAAAGAGAGAATTGCAGACATCAAACCCCACACCCAGCCTGTAACTAAAGCTCCAGGACCAGGGGAAACAAAGATTCCAGTCACTTTGTCCAGGGTGCAAAACGTCCAGCCTCCGTCAACAGCATGA